Proteins found in one Oryza glaberrima chromosome 4, OglaRS2, whole genome shotgun sequence genomic segment:
- the LOC127770483 gene encoding uncharacterized protein At2g33490-like has translation MKSPLRKFRGFGLHSHRERKDHRPPPAKLDELADAAQEMEEMRNCYDSLLSAAAATMNSVYEFAEAMEEMGTCLLEKTALNYDDDDSGRVLMMLGKAQFELQKFVDNYRTNIINTITNPSESLLKELQVVEEMKELCDHKRQEYEAMRAAYREKGRSRHSKTETLSSEQLQAYFLDYQEDAALFIFRLKSLKQGQFRSILTQAARHHSAQLSFFRRGLKYLEALEPHVKAVAEKQHIEYPLNGLDDDTDNDEYSSYQGNQSDDSELSFDYEINDRDTDFPASRSSMDLDQSNQACSPEPLKEHKQEYAEQIQADFAAPRVKLEIGTQSAPISADNVFDPSTRFRKMNTSNRTNYSYKLPTPDDDKNSTSAHTNRSPHSDQPESKSHVAENLWHSSPLVKGFKPNSMFSGPVKMPSSTEGISAPLVYPYATSDFKKMKREAFSGPIPSKAGLNKPLFSATDLRAPMNYPRAMSTKSYGPGWQSSVAPKFTPRITSLPTTSPRISELHELPRPPANVGAARPGLVGYSGPLVSRRQVPNVLTRASPPSQTASPLPRPPAAMTRSYSIPSNSQRTPILTVNKLLEARHSRESSEVSSPPLTPISLADVSRRSTAETALEKTRMMETL, from the exons atgAAATCGCCATTGCGGAAGTTCAGGGGATTCGGCCTCCACAGCCACCGGGAGAGGAAGgaccaccgcccgccgccggccaagctcgacgagctcgccgacgccgcccag GAAATGGAGGAAATGAGGAATTGTTATGACAGCTTGCTTtcagctgcagctgcaacaaTGAACAGTGTATATG AGTTTGCAGAAGCTATGGAGGAAATGGGAACTTGCTTACTTGAGAAAACTGCATTGaattatgatgatgatgacagtG GCAGAGTTCTGATGATGCTAGGAAAGGCCCAGTTCGAACTGCAGAAGTTTGTTGATAACTAT CGTACAAATATCATAAATACCATCACAAACCCATCAGAGTCACTTCTCAAAGAGCTACAAGTTGTAGAG GAAATGAAGGAACTCTGTGATCATAAAAG ACAGGAATATGAAGCCATGCGAGCAGCCTATAGAGAGAAAGGACGGTCAAGGCATTCCAAAACCGAAACATTATCCTCGGAACAACTGCAAGCTTATTTTCTTGACTATCAAGAGGATGCAGCATTGTTTATATTCCGATTGAAATCATTGAAGCAAGGTCAATTCCGTAGTATTTTAACACAGGCTGCTCGCCACCATTCTGCTCAG TTGAGTTTTTTCAGGCGAGGGTTGAAGTATCTAGAGGCTCTGGAACCTCATGTAAAAGCAGTTGCTGAGAAACAGCACATTGAATACCCTTTAAATGGACTAGATGACGACACAGATAATGATGAGTACAGCTCTTACCAGGGCAATCAAAGTGATGACAGTGAGTTAAGTTTTGACTATGAGATAAATGACAGGGATACGGACTTCCCCGCTTCCAGAAGTTCAATGGAT TTGGATCAGTCTAATCAGGCATGTTCCCCAGAACCTCTGAAGGAACACAAGCAG GAATATGCCGAACAAATACAGGCAGATTTTGCAGCTCCTCGAGTGAAGCTTGAGATTGGTACCCAATCAGCGCCAATTTCTGCTGACAATGTGTTTGATCCATCTACAAGGTTTCGGAAAATGAATACGTCAAACAGAACAAATTATTCGTACAAACTCCCGACACCAGATGATGACAAGAACTCCACTTCAGCACACACCAATAGATCTCCTCATTCAGATCAACCAGAAAGTAAATCTCATGTAGCAGAAAATTTATGGCATTCCTCTCCACTGGTCAAAGGTTTTAAACCAAACTCCATGTTTAGTGGACCTGTTAAGATGCCATCAAGTACTGAAGGGATATCAGCGCCACTTGTTTATCCCTACGCTACTTCAGATTTTAAGAAAATGAAGAGGGAAGCATTTTCCGGTCCAATTCCAAGCAAAGCAGGATTGAACAAGCCCTTGTTTTCTGCTACTGATCTCAGAGCACCAATGAACTATCCTCGTGCAATGTCAACAAAATCATATGGCCCAGGCTGGCAGTCATCCGTGGCTCCAAAATTTACCCCTAGGATCACTTCACTCCCAACTACATCACCGAGAATAAGTGAGCTACATGAACTGCCTAGGCCTCCAGCAAATGTAGGTGCTGCCCGTCCTGGTTTGGTTGGATATTCTGGCCCTCTGGTATCAAGGCGGCAGGTGCCTAATGTACTGACCCGCGCCTCACCACCATCACAAACAGCATCACCTCTTCCACGGCCACCTGCTGCCATGACCCGCAGTTATTCTATACCTTCAAATAGCCAAAGAACACCCATTCTTACCGTGAATAAGTTGTTGGAAGCTAGGCATAGCAGAGAGAGTAGCGAAGTTTCCTCTCCCCCATTAACACCTATATCTTTGGCTGATGTTTCCCGCAGATCAACAGCAGAAACAGCTCTTGAAAAAACAAGGATGATGG AAACCTTGTGA
- the LOC127770823 gene encoding uncharacterized protein LOC127770823 has product MEKNTAMLKSSTQTPSRIALPHLRPNHALTRRCLTPHAAPPLPNSSSSQCQFAVDPASAAPRFLSSPAPHIRLSAVVASPHPYPAQRRPPPNPNRRRSTPSLSRRRRSVDSDTPPSRATPPAPLHADRLLLLCVLWSGWRLAATLNGSSLFLITTFNSTRVSSATHGGFDRFKGLICLYSDLRGPFGSCCFKTILVNMQAKVYHSFDSVDDDPHNSYPLNYLNSITPNGLPPHELIIKINCPMILLRNLDPNNGLCNGTRLMVRAFQIMQLMLRLLVDNMPAKGCSSNGSLCLPPTIYLYLSNSRGSNSQYVSVSQ; this is encoded by the exons ATGGAAAAGAACACAGCCATG CTGAAATCGTCCACGCAAACACCGTCCAGAATCGCGCTCCCCCATCTCCGCCCGAATCACGCGCTCACCCGTCGATGCCTGACGCCCCACGcagcgccgcccctccccaaCTCGAGTTCATCCCAATGCCAGTTCGCCGTCGATCCCGCGTCCGCCGCTCCTcgatttctctcctctcccgcgccgcacatccgcctctccgccgtcgtcgcatcTCCTCACCCCTACCCCGCGcaacgccggccgccgcctaaCCCTAACCGTCGCCGCTCCACTCCttccctctcccgccgccgtcgatctgTCGATTCCGACACCCCGCCTtcgcgcgcgacgccgccggcgcccctccACGCCGACCGT CTGTTACTGTTGTGCGTGTTGTGGTCTGGATGGAGACTGGCGGCCACGTTGAACGGTTCCTCGCTGTTCTTGATAACCACCTTCAATTCAACTAGGGTATCCAGCGCAACGCATGGAG GTTTTGATCGTTTTAAAGGTCTCATCTGCCTATATTCAGACTTAAGAGGACCGTTTGGATCTTGTTGTTTCAAAACCATATTGGTGAATATGCAG GCCAAGGTTTATCACAGCTTTGACTCTGTTGATGATGACCCTCACAATAGCTATCCTCTGAACTACCTTAACTCTATTACTCCAAATGGTCTACCACCACACGAGCtaataataaaaatcaattgTCCCATGATTCTTCTTCGCAACCTTGATCCAAATAATGGATTATGCAACGGGACTAGACTAATGGTTAGAGCTTTTCAGATAATGCAATTGATGCTGAGATTGTTGGTGGACAACATGCCAGCAAAAGGGTGTTCATCCAACGGATCACTTTGTCTCCCTCCGACGATATATCTCTACCTTTCAAATTCAAGAGGAAGCAATTCTCAATACGTCTCAGTTTCGCAATGA